Proteins encoded by one window of Anaerosalibacter sp. Marseille-P3206:
- a CDS encoding MerR family transcriptional regulator, translated as MDIDEKYTISEMAEIIDYPPHVLRYYEKEFEIDIPRNESNHRYYTYKEIELFQYIKELQEKGFNNKQIKTIIESPEELVDEQDELALTRLTSLEKIDTRSLCSEISTNLYEKIYDDLKPLLELKYDNNQKLILELKDELEKLRKEISSKERDVLICENAKLKMKVKEKSYEVAELREQIKRKENSNKNIFKKIFRL; from the coding sequence ATGGATATTGATGAAAAATATACAATTTCAGAAATGGCTGAGATTATAGATTATCCTCCTCATGTACTTAGATATTATGAAAAGGAATTTGAAATTGATATACCAAGAAATGAATCAAATCACAGATACTATACTTATAAGGAAATAGAATTATTTCAATATATAAAGGAATTACAAGAAAAAGGCTTTAACAATAAGCAAATAAAAACAATAATAGAATCTCCAGAAGAATTAGTTGATGAACAAGATGAATTAGCATTAACAAGATTAACATCATTAGAAAAAATTGATACTAGAAGTTTATGTAGTGAAATAAGTACTAATCTATATGAAAAGATATATGATGATTTAAAACCATTACTGGAATTAAAATATGATAATAATCAAAAATTGATTTTAGAGCTAAAAGATGAGTTAGAAAAACTTAGAAAAGAAATAAGTAGTAAAGAAAGAGATGTATTAATATGTGAAAATGCGAAGCTTAAAATGAAAGTAAAAGAAAAATCATATGAAGTTGCTGAGTTAAGAGAACAGATTAAGAGAAAAGAAAATTCAAATAAGAATATCTTTAAAAAAATATTTAGATTATAA